Proteins from a genomic interval of Actinoalloteichus hymeniacidonis:
- a CDS encoding acetyl/propionyl/methylcrotonyl-CoA carboxylase subunit alpha, giving the protein MPDSANQPEQVRVRPLQKVLIANRGEIAVRVVRACRDAGLGSVAVYADPDRDAPFVRLADEAFALGGTTAAESYLDIAKVIDAARRSGADAVHPGYGFLSENAEFAQAVLDADLTWIGPTPQAIRDLGDKVTARHIALRAGAPLVPGTKEPVSGPEEILDFVADHGLPVAIKAAFGGGGRGLKVARTTEEIPELFDSAVREAVSAFGRGECFVERYLDRPRHVEAQVLADQHGSVIVVGTRDCSLQRRHQKLVEEAPAPFLSDEQRKTIHEAARAICLEAGYHGAGTVEFLVGTDGTISFLEVNTRLQVEHPVSEETSGLDLVTEQFRIAAGERLTHEGDPTPRGHSIEFRINGEDAGRNFLPAPGTVTRFIAPAGPGIRVDAGVESGSVIGGQFDSLLAKLIVTGSTREEALRRARRALDEFVVEGMATVLPFHRTVVDDPAFTAVDKFSVHTRWIETEFENTIAAFENPSEAPDSAEARQNLVVEVGGRRLEVSLPAGFAAAAPATNGVAAPRRRGRNKSAVVASGNAVAAPMQGTVVKLAVSDGAQVAAGDLIVVLEAMKMENPVVAHKAGTVSGLSSEIGATVKQGSVLCEIKD; this is encoded by the coding sequence GTGCCCGATTCGGCAAACCAGCCCGAGCAGGTCCGCGTACGCCCCTTGCAGAAGGTGCTGATCGCCAACAGAGGCGAGATCGCCGTCCGGGTCGTCCGCGCCTGTCGCGACGCCGGATTGGGCAGCGTCGCGGTCTATGCCGATCCGGACCGGGACGCGCCCTTCGTCCGGCTCGCCGACGAGGCCTTCGCGTTGGGCGGCACCACCGCCGCCGAGAGCTACCTCGACATCGCGAAGGTCATCGACGCCGCCCGGCGCAGCGGCGCGGACGCGGTGCACCCCGGATACGGCTTCCTGTCGGAGAACGCCGAGTTCGCCCAGGCCGTTCTCGACGCGGACCTCACCTGGATCGGCCCGACCCCACAGGCCATTCGCGACCTCGGCGACAAGGTGACCGCCCGACACATCGCCCTGCGCGCGGGCGCGCCACTGGTGCCCGGCACCAAGGAACCGGTGTCCGGCCCCGAGGAGATCCTGGACTTCGTCGCCGACCACGGCTTGCCGGTGGCCATCAAGGCGGCCTTCGGCGGCGGCGGCCGGGGATTGAAGGTCGCCCGCACCACCGAGGAGATCCCCGAGCTGTTCGACAGCGCCGTGCGCGAGGCGGTGAGCGCCTTCGGACGCGGCGAGTGCTTCGTCGAACGCTATCTGGACCGGCCCCGCCACGTGGAGGCCCAGGTGCTGGCCGACCAGCACGGCAGCGTGATCGTGGTCGGCACCCGGGACTGCTCGCTGCAGCGCCGCCACCAGAAGCTCGTCGAGGAGGCCCCGGCGCCGTTCCTGTCCGACGAGCAGCGCAAGACCATCCACGAGGCGGCACGGGCCATCTGCCTGGAGGCCGGATATCACGGTGCGGGCACGGTGGAATTCCTGGTCGGGACCGACGGCACGATCTCGTTCCTGGAGGTCAACACCCGTCTCCAGGTGGAACACCCGGTGAGCGAGGAGACCTCCGGACTCGACCTGGTGACCGAGCAGTTCCGCATCGCGGCGGGCGAACGCCTGACCCACGAGGGCGATCCGACCCCGCGCGGCCATTCGATCGAGTTCCGCATCAACGGCGAGGACGCGGGCCGCAACTTCTTGCCCGCCCCCGGAACCGTCACCCGCTTCATCGCGCCGGCAGGCCCAGGTATCCGGGTGGACGCGGGTGTGGAGAGCGGCAGCGTGATCGGTGGTCAGTTCGATTCGTTGCTGGCCAAGCTGATCGTCACCGGTAGCACCCGCGAGGAGGCGTTGCGCCGGGCCCGCCGCGCCCTGGACGAGTTCGTCGTCGAGGGCATGGCCACCGTGCTGCCGTTCCACCGCACGGTGGTCGACGATCCCGCCTTCACCGCAGTCGACAAATTCTCCGTGCACACCAGGTGGATCGAGACGGAGTTCGAGAACACCATCGCCGCGTTCGAGAACCCGTCCGAGGCCCCCGATTCCGCCGAGGCCAGGCAGAACCTGGTGGTGGAGGTCGGCGGTCGGCGATTGGAGGTCTCGCTGCCTGCCGGATTCGCCGCGGCGGCCCCGGCTACGAACGGCGTGGCCGCACCCCGCAGGCGTGGCCGGAACAAGAGCGCCGTGGTGGCCTCCGGCAATGCGGTCGCCGCGCCGATGCAGGGCACCGTCGTGAAACTGGCCGTGAGCGACGGCGCCCAGGTCGCCGCGGGCGATCTGATCGTCGTACTGGAGGCCATGAAGATGGAGAACCCGGTGGTGGCGCACAAGGCGGGCACCGTCAGCGGACTGAGCTCGGAGATCGGTGCCACGGTCAAACAGGGCAGCGTGCTCTGCGAGATCAAGGACTGA